CATGTCGCTGAGGGTCAGGGTGCCGCCGGCCGGGACGGTCAGGGTGTCCACCGCGCTCATGCCGGTCAGGCCGGCCGGGTCGGTGCGGGTGATCATCAGCAGGCCGCCGGTCGCGGCGGGGCTGCTCACGCCGCTCAGCTGCACATCGTCGGGGCCGGTGTTCGTCAGGGTGGCGAACACGCTGGTGTCCGGCACGCCGGGCGGCACGGCCACCACGCGCCCGTCCGTCACGGTCAGCGGGAGCGGCGCGGCGTTCGCGGGAACCGCCGGGGCGGCGTTCTGGGGAGCCCCGCTGTGGTTCATGGTTCCGTGATCCATGTCGGCCATGTCGTGTCCGGCCATATCCTGGGCGGCGGGGCCTACAGACGATTCGGTGCCTGCGGACGGTTCGGTACCTGCGGACGTTTCGGTGCTGGCGGACGGGACAGCGCTGGCGGCCGGTTCGGACTCCGCGCGGGGGCCGCAGGCGGTCAGGGCCAGCAGCGTCAGCAGGGCCAGGGCGGGCGCGCAGCGGCGGTGCGGGTGGGCAGGTGCAGTCATGACACTCCTTTCGGCGGCCGGGCGGTGCAGGCACCGAAAGCGCCGGCACGGGCCTTCACGGGGCAGTCTAGGCCGCGCCGGGGGCCGCATTGTCCCACCGCGCCCGCCCACGCCGGGCTGTGGAAAGGGTTCCATAAAGGGAGTATGGTGAGGGCAAGACCATGCGCAAACCCACCATTCAGGACGTAGCCCGGCAGGCCGGGGTTGGAGTCGGCACCGTTTCACGGGTGCTGAACAACCACGTGGCTGTCAAGGGAGCCACGCGCGAAAGCGTGCTCAAGGCCATCGCGGACCTCGAGTACACCCCCAACCCGCACGCCCGCCGCATCGCCGGCGGCAAGAGCTACACCATCAGCGTGCTGCTACCGGTCCTGACCACCGAATTCTACGTGCGGCTCCTCGACGGGCTGGAAAGCGCCTTCCAGGAAGCCCGCTACGATGTGGCGATCTTCCCGCTGCTGGACCGCTCCCGCCTGGAACGCTACCTGGGCTCGCACACGCTGGCGTACCAGGCGGACGGGCTGGTCATGGCGACGTACAACCTCACGCAGATGTTCCATGAACGCCGACTGCGCACCCAGCAGCCGACCGTGCTGGTCGACGCCTACGCCGAGAACGTGGACTCCTCGTTCATGGACAACGTCGCCGGGGGTCGCCTGGCCGGCGAGTACGCCGCGAAACTGCCGGGGCAGCTGTACGCCGTGTGGGTCGAGACGGAACTCGACCAGCTGTTCACCACCCGCGTGTTCGAGGACCGCCGCACCGGCTTCATGAGCGAGGTGCAGGCCGCCGGGCGCAGCGTCCGCGCCGAGTACACCTCCAGCTTCGACTCGCTGGCCGCCCGCAACACCGCCGCCACCCTGCTCGACGACGCGCAGGCCGCCGGGCTGCCCTGCACGGTGTTCGCGTCCGCCGACATGCTGGCCGGGGCGCTGCTCGACGAGGTGCGACTGCGCGGCCTGCGCATCGGTCAGGACGTGCGCGTCATCGGGTTCGACGACCAGCCCTGGGCGGCCGAGCGCGGCCTGACCACCCTGCACCAACCGGTCGAGAGCATGGGCTACGAGGCCGCGCAACTGCTGCTCTCACGCCTGAACGGCTACAAGGGTCCGCCCCGCGCCCGCCGCTTCGAACCCCGCCTGATCGTGCGCGGCAGCGCGTAAAGAAGTCATACGGATTCCGTTTGTTTCGCCGACAATCCGGGACTTCACCGGATTGCCAGCTCCACGTCCGGAACCCGTTTTGCTCCCACTCGCTTCGCTCGGATTGAACGGGCTTTGCAGCCCATTCAATCGGAGTCCGTATCAAAGGTTGAAAGTTGATGGTTGATAGACGCAGCCCTCTATCAACCGTCGGCCGTTCACTGTCTACACCCTTGCGCGCAGGCCCAGCAGCAGTCCAGCGGTGAACGCCCCGGCGAACGGCAGGTTGGCGGTCAGGACCCGCGTGATCCACGCGCCGCCCTGCTCGCTGCCCTGGCGCAGCCACGGTTCGGTCAGCGCCTGCACCTGCAACCAGTTCACGGTGATCAGCCCGAAGTACGACAGCAGTTGCAGCGTGATGAACAGTGCGCCCAGCGCGATCAGCGCCACGCGCCCGATGTGCCGCAGGGCCACGCCCGTCGCGAAGCCCAGCAGCGCGCCCACGCTCAGGTCGGGCAGCATGCCGCGCAGCGCCTCGCTCAGGGCAGACGAATCCGGCGGCGCCGAGGGGGCGGACAGGGTCGCGGCGGGAACGGGGGTGGGAGGCGGGGTCGTCATGGGCGGGTGGCGCGCATGGTAGCGCAGCGGCACGTCCCGCCGGGCGGTCTGCGGCACGTCAGGCCCGGCCGGGACGCTATGGTAGGAACACTGTGGACCTTCCGACCGACCCTGCGCCGACCGATCCTGCGCCTGCCGACCTGATCTCGCCCGAGCTGCTGGAGCGGCTGACGGCCGGTGAGGAGCGGGCGTGGTTCGAGTTCGTGCAGGAGTACGAGGGCCGCATGTACGGGTACCTGTACCGCCTGGAGGGCAACAGCGAGGACGCCCTGGACCTGACGCAGGAGGTCTTCTACCGCGCGTGGCGCAGCATCCGCACCTTCCGGGCGGGCGAGCGGGTGTTGCCGTGGCTGTATCAGGTGGCCAGGAACACGCAGATCGAATCGCACCGCCGCAAGCAGTTGCAGCGTTTCTCGCTGGAGCAGGCGCGCGAGGACGTGGGGTTCGAGGTGACCAGCGAGAAGCGCTCGCCGGTGCAGGCGGCCGAGAGTGCCGACGCGCAGGACCGCGTGCAGCGCGCCCTGCAACAGTTGCCGCCCGAGTACCGTGAGGCGGTCGTGCTGCGCTTCATGGAGGACCTGAGTTACGACGAGATCGCGCAGATTCAGGGCGTGGCGCTCGGCACGGCCAAGAGCCGCGTGTTCCGCGCCAAGGAGCAGCTGGCCGACCTGCTCGAAAGCGTCGCCGACGTGAACTGATCCGGACTCCGATTAAACGGGCTTTGCAGCCCATTCAATCCGAGCGGAGCGAGTAGGAGAAAAACGGGTTCCGGACGTGGAGCTGGCAGATCGGTGGTGTTCCGATTTGTCAGCGAAACAAACGGAACCCGATGATCCGCCCTGCGTCTGTTTCGTCGGCAGCGGGGTCGAACGGCCGGTCCCTCGATGGAGCGGCATACCGGACTCAGGGCCGCGCGAAGACCTGCGTCCAGTAGTGCTTGTAGGTGGTGCCGGGGCGGGAGACGTACGACAGGCCGATCAGGGTGAAGTCGCCCATGATGTTGCGGCAGTGGCCGGGGCTGCGCAGCCAGCCGTTCACGACCTCGTCGGGGCTGGTCTGCCCGGCGGCGATGTTCTCGGCGACACTGCTGGGGCTCAGGCCGGCCGTCTGCACGCGGCGCATGGGGCTGCTGCCGTCCAGGGCGCTGGTGTGGTCGAAGTACCCGTACAGGGCCATCCCGGCCGACTGGCCCTGCGCGGCGAGATCCAGCGCCGGGTGCAGTTTCAGTGGCGGCAGGGCCGGGCCGCCCGCGCGCAGGGCCGCGCAGTTCCAGCCCTGCGCGCGGGCGCGGTTGGTGAGGCGCAGCACCTCGCTGTCGAAGGCGGCGCTCGTCTGGAAGGGCGCGGCGTTCAGGGTCAGGCGGCGTTCCAGGCGTTGCCCGGCGCTGCCGGTCGCCTGGGCCAGCGCCGCGTGCGGGCCGGAGGCCAGGGGGGTGGGGCCGGTGCCGACCTCGCGGCCGTCGAGGAAGACGCGCGGCGTTTCCGGGCGGTACAGGACGCTGCCGGCCGTGCCGAGGCGCACGCTGTCCGGCGCGTGCAGGACGGTCAGTTCCGCGCGTTCCGGTCCGCCGCTGCGCACCTCGATGGGCGTCTGGGCGCGGCTGACCTCGCGGCCCTGCGCGTTGACCAGCGTGGCGACCAGCGTGAAGGTGCCGGGCCGGTAGTACGTGTGCGTGACCTGCGGCCCCTGCGCGGCCGCGCCGTCCCCGAAGGACCAGCGGACGGTGTGGGTGGCCGGGAAGGTGGCGGTGAACGTGACGGTCAGCGGAGCCTGCCGGGCCGAGTCGGCGCTGTACCCGATCCGGAACATCTCCTGGGCGTGGGCGGTCAGGGTGAATGGCGCGGCCAGCAGGCCCAGCAGCAGGCCCAACAACGGGAGGAGGAGTGGGCGGCGGGTCACGCTGCCCAGCGTAGGGCGCGGCGGGCCCGGGTGCTGTGCGGAAACCCCGTTCGTCAGTTGCCGGTCAGTTCCGCCGGGCGGGGGCGGGGGTGGCGCTGACCGGGGCGCGCAGGTGCGTGGCGGGGTCGCCCAGCGTGACGGTCATGATCAGGCCGCCGCCGGGCGCGTGGCTGATGGTCACGTCCCCGCCGTGCGCGCGGGCGTAGCGGCGCACCAGCGGCAGACCCAGGCCCTGGCCGCTGCCCAGGCTGACCGGGCCGCGCTCGTAGGGCTCGAAGACCCGGCCCTGCAGTTCGGCGCTCATGCCGGGGCCGAAGTCACGGACCTGCACCTGCGGGCGGCCGCCGGGGGTGGCCAGGCTGACCTCGACGACGCCGTCGGTGTACTTCAGGGCGTTCTCGACGAGGTTCTCGATCATCTGCCGGAAGCGGCCGGCGTCCACGGGCCACGGCACGGGCGCGTCGGGCGTGACGACGTGCACGCGTTCCGCACTGAAGCGGCGCAGCAGGGGGCGCAGGTCAGTGCGCTGCGGGTTCAGGGTCACGTCGAG
The DNA window shown above is from Deinococcus sp. LM3 and carries:
- a CDS encoding copper chaperone PCu(A)C gives rise to the protein MTAPAHPHRRCAPALALLTLLALTACGPRAESEPAASAVPSASTETSAGTEPSAGTESSVGPAAQDMAGHDMADMDHGTMNHSGAPQNAAPAVPANAAPLPLTVTDGRVVAVPPGVPDTSVFATLTNTGPDDVQLSGVSSPAATGGLLMITRTDPAGLTGMSAVDTLTVPAGGTLTLSDMGDHLMLSGLKAPLQEGERLSLTLTDTQGRALTLDLPVLKP
- a CDS encoding LacI family DNA-binding transcriptional regulator, whose translation is MRKPTIQDVARQAGVGVGTVSRVLNNHVAVKGATRESVLKAIADLEYTPNPHARRIAGGKSYTISVLLPVLTTEFYVRLLDGLESAFQEARYDVAIFPLLDRSRLERYLGSHTLAYQADGLVMATYNLTQMFHERRLRTQQPTVLVDAYAENVDSSFMDNVAGGRLAGEYAAKLPGQLYAVWVETELDQLFTTRVFEDRRTGFMSEVQAAGRSVRAEYTSSFDSLAARNTAATLLDDAQAAGLPCTVFASADMLAGALLDEVRLRGLRIGQDVRVIGFDDQPWAAERGLTTLHQPVESMGYEAAQLLLSRLNGYKGPPRARRFEPRLIVRGSA
- a CDS encoding FUN14 domain-containing protein, with product MPQTARRDVPLRYHARHPPMTTPPPTPVPAATLSAPSAPPDSSALSEALRGMLPDLSVGALLGFATGVALRHIGRVALIALGALFITLQLLSYFGLITVNWLQVQALTEPWLRQGSEQGGAWITRVLTANLPFAGAFTAGLLLGLRARV
- a CDS encoding sigma-70 family RNA polymerase sigma factor; this translates as MDLPTDPAPTDPAPADLISPELLERLTAGEERAWFEFVQEYEGRMYGYLYRLEGNSEDALDLTQEVFYRAWRSIRTFRAGERVLPWLYQVARNTQIESHRRKQLQRFSLEQAREDVGFEVTSEKRSPVQAAESADAQDRVQRALQQLPPEYREAVVLRFMEDLSYDEIAQIQGVALGTAKSRVFRAKEQLADLLESVADVN
- a CDS encoding CAP domain-containing protein translates to MTRRPLLLPLLGLLLGLLAAPFTLTAHAQEMFRIGYSADSARQAPLTVTFTATFPATHTVRWSFGDGAAAQGPQVTHTYYRPGTFTLVATLVNAQGREVSRAQTPIEVRSGGPERAELTVLHAPDSVRLGTAGSVLYRPETPRVFLDGREVGTGPTPLASGPHAALAQATGSAGQRLERRLTLNAAPFQTSAAFDSEVLRLTNRARAQGWNCAALRAGGPALPPLKLHPALDLAAQGQSAGMALYGYFDHTSALDGSSPMRRVQTAGLSPSSVAENIAAGQTSPDEVVNGWLRSPGHCRNIMGDFTLIGLSYVSRPGTTYKHYWTQVFARP